In the genome of Loxodonta africana isolate mLoxAfr1 chromosome 16, mLoxAfr1.hap2, whole genome shotgun sequence, one region contains:
- the VENTX gene encoding homeobox protein VENTX, whose protein sequence is MPPSSDLHQGHKPHSSFFSVDWLAQSSHSGPICTSRPSEISWRGLTAPVWVPSRGEPPQNMAIDGAKTPDLRVRGTPVAGLNKEPDPLRAPRVRTAFTTAQISTLESAFKLHQYLGPQERKKLAKEMHLTEVQIKTWFQNRRMKHKRQLQDSQLSVPFSGPLYGPLAIHPPSPVLGSGLQLFYRGAPLPAAPAVLLPLGSFWGPCPVEQVLMASAWNPCSRQSQTHHLPEPGGQARLLAQASSRGSWGLCDLPETEDAF, encoded by the exons ATGCCTCCCTCCTCCGACCTGCACCAGGGCCACAAACCACACTCCAGTTTCTTCTCCGTGGACTGGCTAGCCCAGAGCAGCCACTCGGGGCCAATATGCACGTCCAGGCCCAGCGAGATCTCTTGGAGGGGCTTAACTGCCCCCGTCTGGGTGCCCAGCAGAGGGGAGCCCCCTCAGAACATGGCCATCGATGGGGCTAAGACCCCAGATCTGCGTGTGCGAGGGACACCTGTGGCTG GGCTGAACAAGGAGCCAGACCCTTTGCGGGCTCCCCGGGTGCGTACGGCCTTCACTACAGCTCAGATCAGCACCCTGGAGAGCGCCTTCAAGCTTCACCAGTACCTGGGCCCCCAGGAGCGGAAGAAGCTGGCCAAAGAGATGCACCTGACTGAGGTGCAG ATAAAAACTTGGTTTCAGAATCGTAGAATGAAACACAAACGCCAGTTGCAGGACTCACAGCTCAGTGTCCCCTTCTCTGGACCCCTCTACGGGCCCCTGGCCATCCATCCACCGTCTCCTGTCCTGGGTAGTGGCTTGCAGCTGTTTTACCGTGGGGCACCCCTGCCTGCCGCCCCAGCTGTTTTGCTGCCTCTGGGCTCCTTCTGGGGTCCCTGCCCAGTAGAGCAGGTCTTGATGGCCTCTGCGTGGAATCCCTGCAGCAGGCAATCTCAGACACACCACCTCCCAGAGCCTGGGGGCCAGGCGCGCTTGTTGGCGCAGGCCTCATCCAGGGGCTCCTGGGGCCTGTGTGATCTACCTGAAACCGAGGATGCCTTTTGA
- the UTF1 gene encoding undifferentiated embryonic cell transcription factor 1, whose protein sequence is MLLRPRRPAPPAPFATPEPLSPGSPEHEPWPAGDVPGTPPGALAAPVLPVSPGSAQRTPWSARETELLLATLLEPAVWRSLLLDRRQALPTYRRVSAALARQQVRRTPAQCRRRYKFLKDKVRDAQGQPPGPFDAQIRELMALLGDHGHRRGRRRSPGPGRPPRGRRPASRAPAPAPAPAPNEPDASLLLADRDHDAEHTWTLRFSPSPLKSADAPRAPDSPPPPTLGPAATFTPPRALEGADPLPGLPQEPAPSRAPSSPSSAPTPTEGYPGPLPGRHGERAPPRAPSSLNDALLETLGHLGHIAATLGPLRDQLLTLNQHVEQLRGSFDQTVSLAVGFILGNASAERGVLGGLRE, encoded by the exons ATGCTGCTCCGGCCCCGACGGCCAGCCCCGCCCGCCCCGTTCGCGACCCCTGAGCCGTTGTCGCCGGGCAGCCCGGAACACGAGCCGTGGCCGGCCGGGGACGTCCCGGGAACTCCGCCCGGCGCGCTAGCGGCGCCGGTGTTACCCGTGTCGCCCGGCTCGGCACAGCGCACGCCCTGGAGCGCCCGGGAGACGGAGCTGCTGCTGGCCACGCTGCTGGAGCCGGCCGTGTGGCGCTCGCTGCTGCTGGACCGCCGCCAGGCGCTGCCCACCTACCGCCGTGTGTCGGCCGCGCTGGCCCGCCAGCAAGTGCGGCGCACGCCCGCGCAGTGCCGTCGCCGCTACAAATTCCTCAAGGATAAAGTCCGCGACGCGCAAGGCCAGCCCCCGGGGCCCTTCGACGCGCAGATTCGCGAGCTCATGGCGCTGCTGGGCGACCACGGGCATAGGCGCGGCCGCCGCCGCTCCCCAGGGCCCGGACGCCCCCCGCGCGGCCGCCGCCCAGCCTCCAgagcgcccgcgcccgcgcccgcccCTGCCCCTAACGAGCCAG ATGCCTCGCTGCTGCTGGCCGACCGCGACCACGACGCAGAACACACCTGGACGCTCAGGTTCAGCCCGTCCCCGCTGAAGTCTGCGGACGCGCCCCGCGCCCCGGATTCCCCGCCGCCGCCGACACTCGGCCCAGCAGCCACTTTCACTCCCCCCCGCGCCCTAGAGGGCGCGGACCCGCTCCCCGGCCTCCCCCAGGAGCCTGCGCCCTCCCGCGCCCCCAGCTCCCCGTCGTCGGCACCAACCCCCACCGAGGGGTACCCGGGCCCGCTGCCTGGCCGCCATGGGGAGCGCGCGCCCCCTCGCGCTCCCTCGTCGCTGAACGACgcccttctggaaaccctggggcaCCTGGGCCACATCGCGGCCACCCTGGGCCCGCTGCGCGACCAACTGCTGACTCTGAACCAGCACGTGGAGCAGCTACGCGGGTCCTTTGACCAAACCGTGTCTCTGGCGGTGGGCTTCATCCTGGGAAACGCCTCCGCCGAGAGGGGTGTCTTGGGGGGCCTGCGGGAGTGA